A window from Theropithecus gelada isolate Dixy chromosome 1, Tgel_1.0, whole genome shotgun sequence encodes these proteins:
- the ATP6V1G3 gene encoding V-type proton ATPase subunit G 3 isoform X3, which translates to MTSQSQGIHQLLQAEKRAKDKLEEAKKILGLLFLKQRDWDCFWKRKAIEASQGGSNGRN; encoded by the exons ATGACGAGCCAGTCTCAGGGAATCCACCAGCTTCTTCAGGCAGAAAAACGGGCCAAGGACAAGCTAGAGGAAGCCAAGAAGA TTCTGGGTCTACTTTTCCTAAAACAAAGAGACTGGGACTGCTTCTG GAAAAGGAAAGCGATTGAAGCAAGCCAAGGAGGAAGCAATGGTAGAAATTGA